In Neofelis nebulosa isolate mNeoNeb1 chromosome 10, mNeoNeb1.pri, whole genome shotgun sequence, one DNA window encodes the following:
- the LOC131488710 gene encoding olfactory receptor 2AG1-like — MELWNSTLGNDFTLAEILNDSGVPKLLFATIAVLYMLALTSNGLLLLVIIMDSWLHVPMYLLLSQLSLMDLMFASAVTPKMLVDYLHGENTISFEGCTFQMLVVLTSGGAEDLLLAFMAYDRYVAICHPLHYMVRMRPRICWLTIVTSWILAFLNAVILTSYTMHFPFCMSRKIRHLLCEIPPLLKLACADTSIYELMVYVIGVIFLMPTLAAILASYTFVLIAVLHMSSGKGRKKVLITCSSHLTVVGMYYGAAMLMYIQPNYYHSPQQDNILSLFYIIITPTLNPLAYSLRNKEVMEASRRVLGRFTSAQRW; from the coding sequence ATGGAGCTCTGGAACTCCACCTTGGGAAATGACTTCACATTAGCGGAGATTCTGAATGACAGTGGGGTTCCCAAACTGCTTTTTGCCACAATCGCTGTCCTGTACATGTTGGCCCTGACCAGCAATGGCCTGCTGCTCTTGGTCATTATAATGGATTCCTGGCTCCATGTGCCTATGTACCTTCTACTTAGCCAGCTATCTCTCATGGACTTGATGTTTGCATCTGCAGTTACTCCCAAAATGCTTGTGGATTATCTGCATGGGGAGAACACCATCTCCTTTGAAGGCTGCACCTTTCAGATGTTAGTAGTTCTCACTTCAGGAGGTGCAGAGGACTTACTACTGGCGTTCATGGCCTATGACAGGTATGTGGCTATTTGTCATCCTTTGCACTACATGGTCCGCATGAGGCCAAGGATATGCTGGCTCACAATAGTCACATCTTGGATCCTGGCATTCCTGAATGCTGTGATACTCACCTCATATACTATGCACTTTCCTTTCTGTATGTCTCGGAAAATCAGGCACCTACTCTGTGAGATCCCACCCTTGTTGAAATTGGCCTGTGCAGATACCTCCATATATGAGCTCATGGTATATGTGATAGGTGTGATCTTTCTCATGCCTACCCTTGCTGCTATCCTTGCCTCTTATACATTTGTCCTAATTGCTGTCCTTCACATGTCCTCGggtaagggaaggaagaaagtccTCATCACATGCTCTTCTCACCTGACTGTGGTAGGAATGTACTATGGAGCTGCCATGTTGATGTACATCCAGCCCAATTACTACCATAGTCCCCAACAGGACAACATTCTCTCTCTATTTTATATTATCATTACTCCAACACTGAACCCTCTTGCCTACAGTCTGAGAAACAAGGAGGTAATGGAAGCCTCCAGGAGAGTACTGGGGAGATTCACTTCTGCCCAGAGATGGTAG